The Acidobacteriota bacterium DNA segment CCGCCCTTCTCCTCGTTCTGCCCCTGCTGCCTCCCGCTCCGGCCGGTTCCGACGCTGGGGCCCGGGGCTGGCACGGGGACCTGGAAGCCGGCCTGCGCGACGGCCGCGCCCGAAACGTGCCCGTGCTCCTGGATTTTCGGGCCGACTGGTGCGTGGCGTGCGTGGAACTCGAGAAGAAGACCTGGCCTGAACCGGAGGTGGAGGGGCTCTTGAGGCAGATGGCCCCCGTCCGGCTCGACGTCACGCGGAATTCGCCCGCCGACCGGGAGATCCAGGCGCGTTATGCGGTCCGGGGCCTGCCCACCGTCATTCTCCTGGACCCCCAAGGGAAGGAACTCGGTCGGTTCGTGGGTTTCAAAGGGCCCGCCGATCTGGTCGCCTGGGCGCGGCCCCACGTGAAGCCGTCCCCCCCGCGGGGGACCTGAGGGCCCGGGATAATAGGGCCCGGGCGAGGGAGGTGGTGTCGTGAACGCTCTGACCTCTTTCCTTTGGCTGTTTGGACTGGCCTGGGGGGCCCTGGCCTTCGTGGCGCTGAGCCGTGGATCGGAGTTTTCCCTTTCCTCGCCCCGCTTCGATGCGGGCCAGCCCATCCCCAGGGTTCACACCTGCGACGGGGAAGACCGCTCTCCCGCTCTGACCTGGACCCATGTCCCCCCGGGAACGCGGGCCTTCGCGCTCCTTTGTGACGATCCCGACGCGCCCATGGGCACCTGGGACCACTGGGTGATTTACAACATTCCTGGAAGCGCCACGGGATTGGCCGAGGGGTTGGCCGCGGCCGAGCGCCTTCCCGACGGAAGCCTGCAGGGAGTGAACTCCTGGGGGCGCATCGGTTACGGAGGCCCGTGCCCGCCCCCGGGCAAGGCCCATCGCTACTACTTCCGGCTCTTCGCGCTGGATGCGCCACTGGCCTTGGGCGCCGGGGCCACGAAGGCCCAGGTCCTCGCCGCGATGAAGGGCCATACGCTCGCCACCGCCGAGATGATGGGCACCTACGAACGCTGAGCCCCTCGGGCGGGCGTTCGGTCCTTACAGGTCCCCGCGCCAGTCGGCCGCCGGGGAAGCCTCCTCCAGACCGTGGGCCTGTCGGTACTCTCGCTCCAGTTCTTCCACGCGGAAGCGGTCGAGTCCGGAGGTCTTCAGGAAGGCCTCGCGGAGATCCTCCTCGCCCGATTCGAGGATCCGCGGCAGGACGTTGTTGAGGTAGTCGCTTTCCCGCTTGACGTCATCCAGGGCGGACGCGAAGGCTCCCTCGGGCACGGCGCCCCTCCACCCCTCCCGCTTCTTCAATTCGCCCTCCACCTCCCGCTGGAGAAGCCTTACGTGGACGGGGTTCGCGAGATCG contains these protein-coding regions:
- a CDS encoding thioredoxin family protein, with product ALLLVLPLLPPAPAGSDAGARGWHGDLEAGLRDGRARNVPVLLDFRADWCVACVELEKKTWPEPEVEGLLRQMAPVRLDVTRNSPADREIQARYAVRGLPTVILLDPQGKELGRFVGFKGPADLVAWARPHVKPSPPRGT
- a CDS encoding YbhB/YbcL family Raf kinase inhibitor-like protein, which gives rise to MNALTSFLWLFGLAWGALAFVALSRGSEFSLSSPRFDAGQPIPRVHTCDGEDRSPALTWTHVPPGTRAFALLCDDPDAPMGTWDHWVIYNIPGSATGLAEGLAAAERLPDGSLQGVNSWGRIGYGGPCPPPGKAHRYYFRLFALDAPLALGAGATKAQVLAAMKGHTLATAEMMGTYER